The sequence below is a genomic window from Dyadobacter chenwenxiniae.
CTTCGATATTGCCCGTAGGCTTTTTGCCGGAACTCTGGTAAAGGCAGGTTACTTTCAGCAACGGATTGCTGCCGTCGCCTCTGAACTCACGGAAGAAACCATTCGGGCCGTATACGCGCAGGTGATATTTTGATTCTGCAAAATCGCCGATATTCCACTCATCCGTCAGCGTATCGCCCGCAGCCGCGCTGTAATCCCAGGAACGAAGCGGATCGTTTTGATAAGCATTCACGGCGTAAACGCGGAATGGGGCGCCGCTCGCTTTTTCGCCAAATACAGCTTTACCGGCCTTGAAAGATAATGTTACCTGATTTTTGGATTTGTCAAAACGTGCGTTGGAATATAACTCATACGGCAGCGCGCATGCAGGGCGGATCCCCTTTTCCTGCGTCGGGAAAGCCGGTGATTCGCGGAGATTCTGGCTGATTTCCTTTATGTCGGTTAGAGAAAGCTTTTTGAAATTGTCGGGCGTCTGCCGGAACTGCGACTGATGGATTTCTTCAATGAACTGGTTTTTGTCGAGAAACGCGGGGTTCTCCATTTTTTCACCATTATAAGGTCGGAAAACGGAGGTAAGATCGCCGCAAATGGTCCGCCGCCAGTTGGTAATGTTCTCTTCGCGGACGTTTTTACCAAATTTCTTTTCAATAAAATTTTCCAGGAATTGCAGGGAAGATGTGTGGTCAAAAATTTCGGAATTAACAAAACCGCCGCGTGTCCAGGGTGAAGCAATGATCATCGGTACGCGGTAACCCAGCCCGATGGACCCATCGCGGAGTTTGGCTTCGTTCATGGATGGATTGGTTTGCTGCTTTTTAGTTGCGAAATCCATTTTCGGGTCGATTCCTGCGGAGACCTTTCCGGTATTTTCCTTGTATGGATTCGGAACAGTATAAGGTGGCATATGGTCGAAATAGCCGTCGTTCTCGTCGTAAGTGAGGACAAAAATCGTTTTCTTCCAGACCTCCGGATTTTTGAGCAAAATTTCCATCACTTCACTCACATACCATGGGCCAAACCAGGGTTCTCCCGGGTGATCTGAAAAGCGCGCGGGCGGCATCAGCCATGAAACAGCTGGCAACGTTCCTTCTTCCACGTCCTTCCTGAACTGATGAAAAATGTCGCCTTTTGGCACATTCAGTATGCGTTCGGTGCCATTGTCACTGTATTGCAAAGGCGTGAGGGTCTGAAAGTCGGTGTCACTGATGTTGGTGGTGAATGCCTTCGTATTGAGGTTCTTGCCGGTTTGGGATAGTCCGGCGAAAGTCTCCGCATTGAACTTCTTTTGCGCCGTTTCATAGTTGGCCAGCAGCTTTTTAGCGGCAGCCAGTTTCCGCTCTTTGGATTCGTCCGCAGGCTGCTTTTCCAGTTCTGTGATCGTTTGGAGGACCGTTTCTTTTTTGGCCTGCAGGTTGGCGATCCCTCCTTCGTGAAAGCGGACATTGTAGGCCTTGAAATATTCCAGCACATTGGTGCCGAAGTTGCTTAGCCATGAACTTTCCTCACCTTTCAGGCCATAACCCATGGTAATTTCATTCTGGTAAACTTTCCAGGGAATGCCGTTTTCTTCCAGTCGCTCAGGATAGGTTTTCCAGTCGAGCTCAGGGTAAACGTAGTTGCTGATATTCCAAAGGTGCGCGAGTGCGTCGGGTTCATTCTTCTCCCGCACGGTGCCGCTCATCCAATAGTATCGGTTAGGGTGCGTGCCCGTAATGCTTGAACAAAAATTATGATCGCAAACCGTGAAGGCGTCTGCAAGTGAGTAGTAGAACGGGAAGTCGTTCCGGTCACAGTATCCCATTGTAAGTGGAATGTGCGCGTATTCTTTTTTATTTGGCTTTTTTACATCCAGCCAGCGGTCGTATTTGCCATCGTTCATAGCGTCTGTCTGGTCGGTCCAGCCGTGCGGGATGGAGCCCATCCAGGCGATTTTGGTATCCTTAACATTCAGGTGGAAAGGCCCATAGGTGTCTCCATCGGAATTGGACTGAAACCACACCTTGTTTTTGTTTGGCAGATCAATTGCCCGAGGATCATTGAAGCCGCGAACGCCTTGCAATGTGCCCAGCTGATGGTCGAATGAGCGGTTTTCTAGCATCAGGAAAACAACATGCTCGGCATCGTAGAAAGTGCTTCCGGGTTCAGGATTAATAGCCAGGGCCCTTTGAATGACAGGAGGCAGCATATTGGCCATGGCACCTGTGCCGGTCAGTAATGCAGCTTTTTTTAGAAAATCTCTTCTCGAATCCATTTAAACGGTAAATAAATATATCAGTGGGTTTGATTAAATAAACGGCAAATGTATTTCAGTTGGCGGAAACGTATGTTAAGTTGCGGTTACTATATCAAATGCTATGAGCCGATCTGCAAATGCATTTTTCGTTGTGCTTCCGATTCTTGGTTGCGTCGTGTGGTTTTTTGTCAAAGTATTTCAATTTCAAACCAGCCCCGAGCAATATCCTGACGGAATGGTGATACTGCAACTGAGCAAAGGCTGGCTAGAAGGGCGCCCGTATCTTTTCGATACTATTTATGGAAACCACGCCCGGCAGCACAATTATTATTTTATTCCCCTGATCGGGATTTTCACCAGGCCCATGGGCGTAAACGGGCTTTTTATGGCCTATGTATGCTTTGTCGGACTTTTTTTTCTGATATCATACCGAAGCTTTGCCGGCTTCAATGTTGCCGAACGCCGTGCAATCTGGCTTACGGCTCTGGTTTATGTGTTCGGGCCGATGGCCTATTTCATGTATCTCGATTACTTTGGCTGGCATCCTGAGCAGTACTTTGTTCCCTTGCTCGCGTTTCTTGCTTTAAGCCTGGCACAGCGCAAATGGACAATGTTCGTTGTGTGGCTCACGCTCACTTTTTTGGTGAAGGAGTCCTCCATCGTCCTGATTTGCTGTCTTTTTCTGTTCTGCTCTGTGGTGGACCGGGTTATTCTCGATCCGGGCAAACATTGGTTAAGCTACATTCTAAACAAACGAAACCTGACCATTGCCGCCGTTTCCGTGGTATTATTTTTGATCGGTTTATGGTGGCTTTCCTACTTGAACGGATCGCAATCTAGTCGTCTCAATCAGGCATTTTCCAATACCCAGTTTAACCGCACATTCTTTTATTACCTCTTATTTTCGCTGGCCGTGGGCGTGCTCACTTTTGGTTTGGGTTTGATCCCATTTATGCCCTGGCTATGTGCATTCCCGCGCAGGGAGTTGGTTATTGGGGTGCTGGCGGGTTGTTATGCAGTCCTGTTTGTGATGTTTGCAACTGAGGCGCTTTATTATTTTCCAACCATTTATCCGGGCATTTCCTATCCGCCCCGAATCAGCGGCTTGTGGGCGTTTATGTTCAGTGCGTTTATTTATTTAAGCTACCGCGTGGCTCAGGCAGGGTTTACGCCAGGTCAAAACGCGATCAGCTGGGTATTGGCTGGCTGTGTGCTCCAATTTATTTTGGGCACATTTCTGGTCGCACATCATTTTTCATTTGACACCAAGCCAAGCACACTAAGCAGGAATGCTTCGTACATGATCAAATCGCGGTTTGGTTTTGATCCCTATCCCGACGGTGTAGCCCGGCAGCTCCACGGATTGGCCAAAGCAATGCCGGTGGGTTCAGAAGTTATCGTTCCATTCCAGTATCTGCGCTATTTTGAGCGGGTTTATCCGAGCTTCTGGCCCGAAAACGGGCAGCTTCCTGCACATATTCTTGGAAAGCCATTGATGTACATCTATATAAAAGGCTTAGTCCAAAACGGTGCCTACCACGCATTTCCTGATAAAGGTTATACGGCAATTCCCAATGAGCAACTATTGATTCTGGCTGATTCGAGCTGGTATAATCAGACATTCAAATGACCGGGGAAGAGAGAGAAAAATGGATCAGTAAAAATGCATACTATCATCGGTCGCTGGTAAAGCACCTGAAATCT
It includes:
- a CDS encoding phosphocholine-specific phospholipase C, translating into MDSRRDFLKKAALLTGTGAMANMLPPVIQRALAINPEPGSTFYDAEHVVFLMLENRSFDHQLGTLQGVRGFNDPRAIDLPNKNKVWFQSNSDGDTYGPFHLNVKDTKIAWMGSIPHGWTDQTDAMNDGKYDRWLDVKKPNKKEYAHIPLTMGYCDRNDFPFYYSLADAFTVCDHNFCSSITGTHPNRYYWMSGTVREKNEPDALAHLWNISNYVYPELDWKTYPERLEENGIPWKVYQNEITMGYGLKGEESSWLSNFGTNVLEYFKAYNVRFHEGGIANLQAKKETVLQTITELEKQPADESKERKLAAAKKLLANYETAQKKFNAETFAGLSQTGKNLNTKAFTTNISDTDFQTLTPLQYSDNGTERILNVPKGDIFHQFRKDVEEGTLPAVSWLMPPARFSDHPGEPWFGPWYVSEVMEILLKNPEVWKKTIFVLTYDENDGYFDHMPPYTVPNPYKENTGKVSAGIDPKMDFATKKQQTNPSMNEAKLRDGSIGLGYRVPMIIASPWTRGGFVNSEIFDHTSSLQFLENFIEKKFGKNVREENITNWRRTICGDLTSVFRPYNGEKMENPAFLDKNQFIEEIHQSQFRQTPDNFKKLSLTDIKEISQNLRESPAFPTQEKGIRPACALPYELYSNARFDKSKNQVTLSFKAGKAVFGEKASGAPFRVYAVNAYQNDPLRSWDYSAAAGDTLTDEWNIGDFAESKYHLRVYGPNGFFREFRGDGSNPLLKVTCLYQSSGKKPTGNIEVLIENMDTKSHQIIVSDNSYKTGEQQKTIAAGGKATVALNLSKTFNWYDFSIKVKGSEAFEERFAGHVETGDATKTDPLMGGIV